The sequence TTGTCGGTGCGGGCGGTGACCGGCAAGCCGATCAAGTTCCTCGGCGTGGGCGAGAAGACCGACGCATTGGAGCCGTTCTATCCCGATCGTATCGCCTCGCGCATTCTCGGCATGGGCGACATCCTGTCGCTGATCGAGGAGGCCGAGCGCAAGCTCGATCGTGACAAGGCCGAGAAACTCGCGAAGAAGATCAAGAAAGGCGGCAAGGGCTTCGATCTCGAGGATTTTCGCGACCAGTTGCAGCAGATGCGTGACATGGGTGGTATCTCCAGCATGCTCGACAAGCTGCCCGGCATGGCCGGGCTCGCGCAGGCGGCGCAGCAGAATGTCGATGTGCGTCAGTTCGCGCGCATGGAGGCGCTCATCAACTCGATGACACCGAAGGAGCGGCGCAACCCCGATATGCTCAATGGCTCGCGCAAGCGCCGGATCACGCTCGGCTCGGGAACCTCGATCCAGGATCTCAACCGCCTGATGAAGCAGCACAAGCAGATGCAGAAAATGATGAAGAAGCTCGGCAACAAGGGCGCGATGCAGAACATGATGCGCGGCATCGGTGGCATGCTGCCGCCCGGAGCGGGTTTCCCGAGGCGGTAATAATTACCGTTCCCCTCGCGGACGACTCTCCAAGTATTTCAAAGCCAAAGGGTTTCCCTTAGAATGCTCGCCCTTTGCGGGTCCGGCCAAATGCAGTGTCGGGCCCTGCCCCAGCGATGCACCCGGCACCAGAAGCAGGAACAGCAGTAATGGTAACGATCAGACTTTCACGTACGGGCGCCAAGAAACGTCCTTTCTACCAGATCACGGTCACCGACAGCCGCAGCGCGCGTGATGGCCGGTTCATCGAGCGCGTCGGGTTCTTCAACCCCATCGCCACCGGCAAGGAAGAGCGTCTGCGCCTCAATCACGAGCGCATCGATTACTGGGTGGGGCATGGCGCCATCCTGTCCGAGCGCGTGGCCAAGCTCGTTCACGACGCCAGGAAGGGTGCGCAAGCGGCCTGAGGTGCGGGTGACGACACCAGCGGCGGACGACTTGGTGGTGCTGGGTCGTATAAGTGGTGTTTTTGGCGTCAAGGGCTGGCTCAAGGTCTGGTCCTATACCGATCCGGTTGAAGCAATTCTCGATTACCCGGTGTGGCAGATCAGGATGCCGCAGGGGTGGGAAAGTTGCGAGTGGGAAGGCGGACAGCGGCAGGGGAAGGGCATCATCGTCCGCCTGCCGGGCTGCGACGACCGCGATGCGGCGCGGCGCTTCGTGCAGGCCGATGTAGCGGTGCCACGCAGTGCGCTGCCGCGCCTGCCGGCCGATGAGTATTACTGGTACCAGCTGGAAGGATTGCAGGTATACGCGGTACGGCCGCAGGCGGAGCCAGTGTGGCTCGGGACCGTCGATCACCTGCTCGAGACTGGTGCCAACGATGTGCTGGTGGTGGAGCCCGCCGAGGGCAGCCTGGACGAGCGCCAGCGACTGATACCCTGGGTGCCCGGCAAGGTGGTGCTCGGGGTCGATCTGGCCAGGGGCGAGATGCAGGTCGACTGGGACCCGGATTTCTGATGCGCGGAGCGTCGTTGCAGCCATGTTGAATATCGGCGTGGTGACGATCTTCCCGGAGATGCTCGATGCGCTCACCGGGCATGGCATCGCAGGGCGCGCGTTTCGCGAGGGGCTCGCGGCGCTCAGTTGCTGGAACCCGCGTGATTACGCGCTGGACCGGCATCGCTCGGTCGATGATCGCCCCTACGGGGGCGGGCCGGGGATGGTGATGATGGCGGCGCCGTTGTGTGCGGCGATACGCGCCGCCAGAGCGGCATTTGGCGCCGGGGCGCGGGTGATCTATCTCTCGCCGCAGGGTGTGCCGCTGACCCAGGCGCGGGTGGCGGAATTGGCAACGGGCGGACCGATCATCCTGGTCGCCGGGCGTTACGAGGGCATCGACGAGCGCGTGATCGAGCGCGAGGTCGACGAGGAGTTGTCGCTCGGCGATTATGTGCTGAGCGGAGGTGAACTGGCGGCGATGGTCGTTGCGGATGCGGTGGTGCGATTGATTCCCGGAGCCCTCGGGCACGGCGAGTCGGCAGCGCAGGATTCCTTTTCCGGGGGCCTGCTCGATTGTCCGCATTACACGCGACCGGAGGTTTTCGAGGATTGTGGCGTTCCGGAGGTGCTGCTGAGCGGCAATCATGAACGCATCCGGCAGTGGCGGCACCAGCAGTCACTGGCCAGGACCCGGGCGCGGCGCCCGGACCTGATCGGCGCGGAGCAGGGCAAGGATCAGACAGAAGGGGTGGTGTGATAACACGCACCGCATGAAGGGCAGGCGCCCGGGCGTATACAACGTCGGGCAGATCATCGGAGGAGAGGGTCATGCAGAACACTATCATTGGGCAGATCGAAGCGGAGCAGATGAGCAAGAGCGTGCCGGAATTCTCGCCCGGTGACACGGTCGTGGTCGAGGTGCGCGTGGTTGAAGGCGAGCGCGAGCGTCTGCAGGCATACGAGGGCGTGGTGATCGGCAAGCGCAATCGCGGCTTGAACTCGGCATTCACGGTGCGCAAGATCTCGCATGGGGTGGGCGTCGAGCGTACCTTCCAGACCTACAGCCCGGCGGTGGCCAGCATCCAGATCAAGCGGCGCGGCGATGTGCGCCAGGCCAAACTCTATTATCTGCGCGAGCTGAGCGGCAAGGCAGCGCGCATCAAGGAAAAGCTGAGTGTGAAGCCAGCTGCCGAATAAGCGCTGCGACAGCGATTGACCAAGGTGGCTCCGGCCACCTTTTTTGTACCTGCCGTCACCAGCCATGACCCGCGAATCCGACGATACCGTGATCGAGAGCTTTCTCGATGCGTCGTGGATGGAAAAAGGACTGAGCGCCAACACGCTTGCCGCCTATCGTCGTGACCTGACGGGCTTTGCGCGGTGGCTGGAGCGGAATTCATCCTCGCTTGCCGGCGTCGACCAGGCACTGATACTGGAATACCTCGCATCCGGTTTGCAACGCGGCAGTTCCGCGCGCAGTGCCGCACGCTTGCTCTCCTGCCTGCGCAACTTTTATCGTCACCAGGTGCGCGAGGGACGCATCGACTCCGACCCGACGCTGCAGGTGCAAAGTCCGCGCATCGGGCGACCCTTGCCGAAGAGTCTCGGCGAGGACATGGTGGAGCGCCTGCTGGCCGCACCCGATGTGGCTACGCCGATCGGTCTGCGTGACCGGGCGATGCTCGAGTTGCTCTATGCTTGTGGCATGCGGGTGAGCGAGCTGGTTACACTCGAGGTGGCGCGGCTCAACCTCGGTCAGGGTGTGGTGCGGATAATGGGGAAGGGTGCGAAGGAGCGCCTGGTGCCGGTCGGAGACGAGGCGCTGGCCTGGGTGCAGCGCTATCTGCGCGAGGCGCGGCCGCTGATGGTACCCGATGGCAGCAGCCCGGTGCTGTTTCCGGGTCGCGCCGGCAAGGCGATGACGCGCCAGACATTCTGGCACCGGATCAAGCATCATGCGCGTACCGCCGGCATCGCCCAGGCACTCTCGCCGCACACGCTGCGCCATGCCTTCGCCACGCACCTGCTCAACCATGGTGCCGATCTGCGGGTGGTGCAGATGCTGCTCGGGCACAGCGATCTCTCGACCACGCAGATTTACACGCACGTGGCGCGCGAACGACTGAAACAGCTGCACGCGCGTCATCATCCGCGCGGCTGACATGAACCAACCGCCCGCCCCGGGTTCCAACCCGGCAGGCTTCCATGAAACCGAGGGAGATATACAGTGACGAACATCCGCAAACTCGTTGTGCCTGCGAGCGCAGCCATACTGATGATGGTGCTGGGCGCTGGCAGTGCGACGCTCGCCGCTGACGATGTTGCCGCAGCCATACTGGCGCGGCTGCAGGCGGCGCGTCCCGACCTGGAGTACGGGACACCCCAGCCGAGCTCCATGAGCGGTCTTTACGCGGTACAGGTCGTGGACGGGCCGCTGCTGTACGTGAGCGAGGACGGCGCGCGTTTCATCGCGGGTGACTTGTTCGAGGTGCAGGGTGCCGGACAGGGCTTTTCGAATCTCGCCGAGGTTGCGCGCCAGCAGGAGCGCAAACAACTGATCGCCGAGGTCAAGCCGGAGGACATGATCATCTTCGCGCCGCCCGAGCCGAAGGCGACCCTGACGGTGTTCACGGATGTCGACTGCGGTTACTGCCGCAAGCTGCATAACGAGATTCCCGAGCTCAATCGGCTCGGAATAGCGGTGCACTACCTGGCGTTTCCGCGCCAGGGTCTGTCCTCGCCTTCCTATCGCAAGATTGCCACTGCCTGGTGCGCTACCGACCGTCAGCAGACGCTGACGCGACTGAAGAACGGTGAGAAGGTGCCGGACAACGTGTGCACTCCCAACCCGGTAGCCGCGCAGATGCTGCTCGGCGAGCGTGTCGGAGTGAGTGGTACACCGGCGCTGGTGCTCGAGGATGGCACCCTGATATCCGGGTATCGTCCGGCGAAGGAACTGGCCCACCTGGTCGGGATAAACTGAAGCCGCTGCCAATGGCGGCTGGCGGCGCAATCGACGCGCCGTCCGCGGCCGGTTTTCACGGTGATTCCCCGCGGTAGTCCTGCTATCATCGCGCGCCGTGTCATGCGCCGGGCGATGGGTCCGGGCTTGCCGCCGGCGCCCCGTGCGGGCCCGATTGGCGCATCAATCAACGGGAGTGACTCTTGGATCCGATCAGGGTGGGCATCTGTGGTTTTGGGACGGTCGGTTCCGGAACCTTCCGGGTGTTGCAGCGTAACCGTGACGAAATCGCTGCCCGCGTGGGACGCGATGTCACTGTCACCCATATCGGCGCGCGTCGGGACAATTCGCAGTGCGACACGGGCAATACCCGGGTCAGCCGCGATGTGTTTGCGGTGGTGCGCGACCCCGAAGTCGATATCGTCGTCGAATTGATCGGCGGCTGCGAGGTCGCACGCACGCTGGTGTTGCAGGCCATCGAGGCCGGCAAGCATGTGATCACCGCCAACAAGGCCCTGATCGCCGAACATGGCAACGAGATTTTCGCGGCGGCCAGCGCACGCGGCGTCAGCGTGGCGTTCGAGGCGGCGGTCGGTGGCGGCATCCCGATCGTCAAGGCGATCCGCGAAGGCCTGGCCGCCAACCGCATCGAGTGGGTCGCCGGTATCATCAACGGCACCGGCAACTACATACTCTCCGAGATGCGCGAGCATGGGCGCAGCTTTGCATCCGCCCTCGCCGAAGCGCAGGCGCTGGGCTATGCCGAGGCCGACCCGACTTTCGATATCGAGGGGATCGACGCCGCGCACAAGGTGATGATCCTCGCCTCGCTCGCCTATGGCATCCCGTTGCAGTTCGACAAGGTCTACACGGAGGGCATCAGCACCCTGTGCGAGGAGGATCTGGCCTACGCGGCCGACCTCGGCTATCGCATCAAGCATCTCGGCATCTGCCGGCGTACCGCGCAGGGCATCGAGTTGCGGGTACATCCCACCCTGATCCCGGATGACCGCCTGATCGCCAACGTCAACGGGGTGATGAACGCGATCCTGGTGCAGGGAGATGCCGTTGGCCCGACGCTCTATTACGGGCCGGGTGCCGGAGCCGAGCCGACGGCGTCCGCGGTGGTCGCCGATATCGTCGATGTCGCGCGTACGCTGACTGCGGATCCCGGGCACCGCGTGCCGCATCTGGCGTTCCAGGCCGATCGGATGTCCTCGGAGCCGGTGCTGCCGATGGACGCGGTGCAGACCTCCTATTATCTGCGGGTCGCCGGCGTCGATCGCCCGGGTGTGTTGTGGCGGGTGGCGCAGATACTCGGCGAGGCCGGCATCAGCATCGAGGCGATGATCCAGAAGGAAGCTCCCGAAGGGCAGGAGACCGCGACGATGATCCTGCTGACCAGCCGTACCGTGGAGTTGCAGATGATGAACGCGATTCGTGCGATCGAGGCGCTGGACAGCACGCGCGGATCGGTCACCAGGATTCGCATGGAAAAGCTCGACGGTTGATGAGCGTGCAGCGAGGGGGAGGATTGCGGTGAGATACATAAGCACCCGCGGACAGGCACCGGCGCTGGCTTTCGAAGATGTGTTGCTGACCGGACTGGCGCCCGATGGCGGACTCTACGTACCCGAGACGCTGCCGCGCTTCGAGGCCGCGCAACTCCTGCGCTGGCGATCGCTTGGCTATGCCGAACTCGCCGCCGAGATCATGCAGCCCTTCGTGGAGGGCTTTCTCGAGCCCGCCGAACTGCGTGCCATTACCGCCGAGACCTATGCGGATTTCCGTCACCCCGCGGTCGCGCCGCTGGTGCAGCTCGGGCACAACGAGTGGCTGCTCGAACTGTTCCATGGCCCGACACTGGCGTTCAAGGATTTCGCGCTGCAGCTGCTCGGCCGGTTGCTGGAACGCTCCCTGGCGCGTCGCAATGAACGGGTGGTGGTGCTCGGTGCGACCTCCGGTGATACCGGCTCCGCCGCGATCGAGGGCTGCCGGCGCTCGCAGCACGTCGATATCTTTATCCTGCATCCGCACCAGCGCGTTTCCGAAGTGCAGCGGCGCCAGATGACAACCGTGGCCGGCGACAACATCCACAACCTCGCGATCCAGGGCAATTTCGACGATTGCCAGGAGATGGTGAAAAGCAGCTTTTCGGACCAGTCGTTTCTACCGTCCGGGCGCCGCCTGGTGGCGGTGAATTCGATCAACTGGGCGCGCATAATGGCCCAGATCGTGTATTACTTTTATGCCGCGCTGGCGCTCGGAGCACCGTCACGCAAGGTGTCGTTTGCGGTCCCGACCGGAAATTTCGGTGATATCTACGCCGGCTACCTGGCGCGGCGCATGGGTCTGCCGGTCGAGCAGCTGGTAGTCGCCACCAATGTCAACGATATCCTGCACCGTTTCCTTGCCAGCAATTGCTACCACCGGGCGCCGCTGGCGCACACCCTTTCGCCGAGCATGGATATCGTCATTTCCAGCAATTTCGAGCGCGCCCTGTTCGATTTCCACGATCGT comes from Gammaproteobacteria bacterium and encodes:
- the rplS gene encoding 50S ribosomal protein L19; translation: MQNTIIGQIEAEQMSKSVPEFSPGDTVVVEVRVVEGERERLQAYEGVVIGKRNRGLNSAFTVRKISHGVGVERTFQTYSPAVASIQIKRRGDVRQAKLYYLRELSGKAARIKEKLSVKPAAE
- a CDS encoding thioredoxin fold domain-containing protein, whose translation is MMVLGAGSATLAADDVAAAILARLQAARPDLEYGTPQPSSMSGLYAVQVVDGPLLYVSEDGARFIAGDLFEVQGAGQGFSNLAEVARQQERKQLIAEVKPEDMIIFAPPEPKATLTVFTDVDCGYCRKLHNEIPELNRLGIAVHYLAFPRQGLSSPSYRKIATAWCATDRQQTLTRLKNGEKVPDNVCTPNPVAAQMLLGERVGVSGTPALVLEDGTLISGYRPAKELAHLVGIN
- a CDS encoding threonine synthase codes for the protein MRYISTRGQAPALAFEDVLLTGLAPDGGLYVPETLPRFEAAQLLRWRSLGYAELAAEIMQPFVEGFLEPAELRAITAETYADFRHPAVAPLVQLGHNEWLLELFHGPTLAFKDFALQLLGRLLERSLARRNERVVVLGATSGDTGSAAIEGCRRSQHVDIFILHPHQRVSEVQRRQMTTVAGDNIHNLAIQGNFDDCQEMVKSSFSDQSFLPSGRRLVAVNSINWARIMAQIVYYFYAALALGAPSRKVSFAVPTGNFGDIYAGYLARRMGLPVEQLVVATNVNDILHRFLASNCYHRAPLAHTLSPSMDIVISSNFERALFDFHDRDGAAIASLMQRFRNEDVSVAPEVIARARAEFGSCSVDDEQTCATIATVFRESEYLLDPHSAIAVRAARATRTDAAVPMIALATAHPAKFPEAVLRAGVTRAPGLPLHMQDLFERPERCTVLAHDLAAVQSFIRANL
- the xerD gene encoding site-specific tyrosine recombinase XerD, which produces MTRESDDTVIESFLDASWMEKGLSANTLAAYRRDLTGFARWLERNSSSLAGVDQALILEYLASGLQRGSSARSAARLLSCLRNFYRHQVREGRIDSDPTLQVQSPRIGRPLPKSLGEDMVERLLAAPDVATPIGLRDRAMLELLYACGMRVSELVTLEVARLNLGQGVVRIMGKGAKERLVPVGDEALAWVQRYLREARPLMVPDGSSPVLFPGRAGKAMTRQTFWHRIKHHARTAGIAQALSPHTLRHAFATHLLNHGADLRVVQMLLGHSDLSTTQIYTHVARERLKQLHARHHPRG
- the rimM gene encoding ribosome maturation factor RimM; translation: MAPSCPSAWPSSFTTPGRVRKRPEVRVTTPAADDLVVLGRISGVFGVKGWLKVWSYTDPVEAILDYPVWQIRMPQGWESCEWEGGQRQGKGIIVRLPGCDDRDAARRFVQADVAVPRSALPRLPADEYYWYQLEGLQVYAVRPQAEPVWLGTVDHLLETGANDVLVVEPAEGSLDERQRLIPWVPGKVVLGVDLARGEMQVDWDPDF
- a CDS encoding homoserine dehydrogenase — its product is MDPIRVGICGFGTVGSGTFRVLQRNRDEIAARVGRDVTVTHIGARRDNSQCDTGNTRVSRDVFAVVRDPEVDIVVELIGGCEVARTLVLQAIEAGKHVITANKALIAEHGNEIFAAASARGVSVAFEAAVGGGIPIVKAIREGLAANRIEWVAGIINGTGNYILSEMREHGRSFASALAEAQALGYAEADPTFDIEGIDAAHKVMILASLAYGIPLQFDKVYTEGISTLCEEDLAYAADLGYRIKHLGICRRTAQGIELRVHPTLIPDDRLIANVNGVMNAILVQGDAVGPTLYYGPGAGAEPTASAVVADIVDVARTLTADPGHRVPHLAFQADRMSSEPVLPMDAVQTSYYLRVAGVDRPGVLWRVAQILGEAGISIEAMIQKEAPEGQETATMILLTSRTVELQMMNAIRAIEALDSTRGSVTRIRMEKLDG
- the rpsP gene encoding 30S ribosomal protein S16, producing MVTIRLSRTGAKKRPFYQITVTDSRSARDGRFIERVGFFNPIATGKEERLRLNHERIDYWVGHGAILSERVAKLVHDARKGAQAA
- the trmD gene encoding tRNA (guanosine(37)-N1)-methyltransferase TrmD produces the protein MLNIGVVTIFPEMLDALTGHGIAGRAFREGLAALSCWNPRDYALDRHRSVDDRPYGGGPGMVMMAAPLCAAIRAARAAFGAGARVIYLSPQGVPLTQARVAELATGGPIILVAGRYEGIDERVIEREVDEELSLGDYVLSGGELAAMVVADAVVRLIPGALGHGESAAQDSFSGGLLDCPHYTRPEVFEDCGVPEVLLSGNHERIRQWRHQQSLARTRARRPDLIGAEQGKDQTEGVV